DNA sequence from the Cellulosilyticum sp. I15G10I2 genome:
GTGGGTAAATTATTCATTTTGGAAGCTGTCGTTTTTACCAAGTTTTCGGGAATAGGTATTTCTTTATAAGTGTCTTTGTAAACTTTATTAAATAAAATCATATGTATATGCTCCTTCCAGCTTTTCTTTTAAGAGATTTCTAGCTCTGCAGAGCTGTGAGGTAATAGTAGATTCTTTTAAATGAAGTATAGTACTCATCTCCTTGACTGATAAATTCTCATAGTAGTATAGATGTATAACTATACGATATTTTGCAGGTAATTCTAAAACGGTATAAAAGATATCACTTTTTTCTTGAATCGTAAAAGTACTGTTTTCTTGCAGGGGAACTGTATTACGAAACCAAGCAGAACGCCAAAGCTTTCTGCAGAAGTTGAGTGTCACTCTTATAAGCCATGCTTTATATGTTCATCACTTTCAAACTCGACAGTAGATTTAACATATTGAAGAAAAACTTCTTGAAAAATATCATCA
Encoded proteins:
- a CDS encoding sigma factor-like helix-turn-helix DNA-binding protein → MTLNFCRKLWRSAWFRNTVPLQENSTFTIQEKSDIFYTVLELPAKYRIVIHLYYYENLSVKEMSTILHLKESTITSQLCRARNLLKEKLEGAYTYDFI